CACGTGGAATACCAAACCGAGAGCCGTCACTATGCTCACGTGGACTGCCCAGGCCACGCTGACTATGTGAAGAACATGATCACGGGTGCCGCTCAGATGGACGGTGCCATCCTGGTTGTGTCTGCAGCTGATGGTCCCATGCCCCAAACCCGTGAGCACATCTTGCTGGCGAAGCAGGTTGGCGTTCCCAACATCGTGGTCTTCATGAACAAGCAAGACCAAGTCGATGATGAAGAACTGCTCGAGCTGGTTGAGCTGGAAATTCGCGAGTTGCTGAGCTCCTATGACTTCCCTGGCGATGATATTCCCATCGTCTCTGGCTCTGCGCTTCTGGCTCTGGAAGCGCTCACCGAAAACCCCAAGATCGCTAAGGGTGAAAACCAGTGGGTTGACAAGATTCTGTCTCTGATGGATGAGGTCGACCGCTACATTCCTACGCCTGAGCGTGCGGTTGATAAGCCTTTCTTGATGGCTGTGGAGGACGTCTTCTCCATCACCGGTCGTGGTACGGTTGCAACCGGCAGAATTGAGCGTGGAAAGGTCAAAGTCGGTGAGACTGTTGAGCTTGTTGGTATTCGCGATACCCGCAGCACCACGGTAACGGGTGTTGAGATGTTCCAGAAGGTTCTGGACGAGGGTATGGCTGGCGACAACGTGGGCGTTCTGCTGCGTGGTATCCAAAAAGCTGACATTGAGCGCGGCATGGTGATCGCCAAGCCCGGCTCTATCACCCCTCACACCAAGTTCGAGTCTGAGGTTTACATTCTCAAGAAGGAAGAGGGTGGTCGTCACACGCCTTTCTTCTCGGGCTATCGTCCTCAGTTCTATGTGCGGACTACCGACGTGACTGGTACCATCGCAGCTTTCACGGCTGATGATGGCACCGATGTTGAAATGGTCATGCCTGGTGACCGTGTGAAGATGACGGTTGAGCTGATCAACCCGATCGCTATTGAGCAAGGAATGCGCTTCGCTATCCGCGAGGGTGGCCGCACCGTGGGTGCAGGCGTTGTTTCTAAGATTCTGCAGTAGCATCTTGAAGACAGGCAGAGGATACCTCAATTCTGATTGAGGCCTCTGCTTTGTAGAGATTGCCAGCCTTCAGATTGTTTTTGTAAGGCAGCGTTGAGCCTATTGCCTCAACGCTGCCTTATAGCGGGCGTCTCGCCCTGTATTCAAGGTCAGTATTCCTTCTTCTGAACCTAAACAACCGAAATAAAATTCCATGGCAACTATTCAGCAGCAAAAGATTCGGATTCGTCTGAAAGCGTTTGACCGTCACTTGCTTGATACTTCTTGTGAGAAGATTGTGGACACTGCCAATCGCACCAACGCTACAGCAATTGGCCCTATTCCTTTGCCCACAAAGCGTCGTATCTACTGCGTCTTGCGATCGCCCCACGTGGACAAAGACTCCCGCGAGCACTTTGAAACTCGGACACACCGGCGCATTATCGATATTTATCAACCTTCTTCCAAGACAATTGACGCTTTGATGAAGCTTGATCTGCCTGCTGGCGTTGATATTGAAGTAAAACTCTAAAGTCGATCGCCCGTCACTTTATTAATTCCTTTGCAGAAAAAGCACCGTGTTTATTCAAAACGCGGTGCTTTTAAGCTTTAAAGCAGTCTTGGGAAGTGTACCAAGGTTTTTGCCCAAAGACCCGATTCTGGTAGAGGAATGGGCTAGAGTAAAGAAAGCTGCAAGCTTGTTTACATCACTGATACATGGCGTCTTCATCTTCGATCGCTGTTCGTGAGTTGCCCTTATTTCCTCTGCCAGAGGTTGTGCTTTTTCCTGGCAGGCCGCTTCCTTTACATATTTTTGAGTTCCGCTACAGGATCATGATGAACACGATCCTCGAGAGCGATCGCCGATTTGGTG
This genomic stretch from Geitlerinema sp. PCC 7407 harbors:
- the tuf gene encoding elongation factor Tu; its protein translation is MARAKFERTKPHVNIGTIGHVDHGKTTLTAAITMTLAAAGGAKARKYDEIDAAPEEKARGITINTAHVEYQTESRHYAHVDCPGHADYVKNMITGAAQMDGAILVVSAADGPMPQTREHILLAKQVGVPNIVVFMNKQDQVDDEELLELVELEIRELLSSYDFPGDDIPIVSGSALLALEALTENPKIAKGENQWVDKILSLMDEVDRYIPTPERAVDKPFLMAVEDVFSITGRGTVATGRIERGKVKVGETVELVGIRDTRSTTVTGVEMFQKVLDEGMAGDNVGVLLRGIQKADIERGMVIAKPGSITPHTKFESEVYILKKEEGGRHTPFFSGYRPQFYVRTTDVTGTIAAFTADDGTDVEMVMPGDRVKMTVELINPIAIEQGMRFAIREGGRTVGAGVVSKILQ
- the rpsJ gene encoding 30S ribosomal protein S10, yielding MATIQQQKIRIRLKAFDRHLLDTSCEKIVDTANRTNATAIGPIPLPTKRRIYCVLRSPHVDKDSREHFETRTHRRIIDIYQPSSKTIDALMKLDLPAGVDIEVKL